CACCGCCATGATAATATATGCTTTGCTAGCTAGATGTACTATAtggaaattataaaaaattaaattggtGTTGGCAAAAGACGTTATTCACTTAGtgctttgaaataaaaaatgataatatatAATCGTAAATTTTGAAAGGTGTCACCTTTTTTTCCTTGCAAATAATCACGGATTTCTTGTCCATCTATGGTTTAAATGGAAAAgacaaataaatgaaaaatgctgGATATTGGTcagtatttaattaaaaatatttaaaatataaattaaaaatatattattagattattaagtttaaaaaataaaattaataattaaaaatattaattaaaaataataaattcgattaattattaaattttttaataaataaataaatacgcCAAGCTTAACAGACGTTTAGATGCTCATAAAcgcataaaattaaaaaaatttaattattttattgatttttataattttataaaatttttaattaagtttttatattttttttaattgagtttttatattaattttttttattaaattcttatatttttttaattgagtttttatatcaattttttaattgaattttatataattaaattaattattataaaaaaattaattaaaaataaaaattaatatcaaaatttaattaaaaaaaatcataaaaatttaattaaaaattttgtaaaattatagGAGAAACATTCGGAGATATTTGAGTAGATAATTTTCGTCTTAGTTACACCTTTCAAGGAATGTTGAATACTAAGATTAAATAGAAGGGAAGCTGTGTGTCTATCCAAACCGAAAACCATTTTGCTTTCTTTCTAGTTGGTGAATATGAATATACTAATTGATCAAACTTTGAAAATTCTTATCCTCATACAAGCTTCTTTAAGTAAATTACAcgtatttttttttgtagttaACGGGACAAGCGTCCAAAATTACACATATTCTAGATTATAATTAAACTATATTAtgcataatattattttattaataaattttttcaatatcacttaagttttaaaaaaatttagtgcaACTCATCCACAAATTTATTCTATATCGACTATAGCATCTATATATATAGCATGaaataaaggaaaaataaatGTAGTTGTGTGAAAATCATATATAATATAACGTATTTTTTAAACAGAAATATTAAACTGACTACTacaaattaagaaaatcatattTATTGCTaagatatatattataaaataattttataaatatatttaattatatatctaataaaaatattttttattttaattgtataaataattatataaataattatataaaatattttacaatataaatatgaaaaaaggcttgatacaaaattttggaaagaaaagaatgaaaaagaaatgaagatgtagaatttttttaagtttctatgatattttttagtGTGTACTATAAAcgagaattaattttttataaattaaaattttatttaaaaatttattattgacTAAAAATTATTACATACATCAAAAAAATTGGAACTCCGATACTGATTTAAACAGATTAGTAAACTAAAAAGTTAATCTAATTTGGTTGAAGATGTagaacattttaaaaataagaatttgacaagaggttgaagaagaagaaaagtgaaaaggggaaaaggaaaataaaaacgTAGTAAGAAACTGTGTGCTTTGGCTGGCTGCCTCATTGTTGTTGAATTCCATTTCCATTCTGTcacctcttctctctctctctctctctatctctctctgtGAGAGTGCGTTTTATTAGTTTTCTATATTAAAAGCGAGTCACTCAccaatttctttccttcttttcaTCTACCTTGTACCTTCCTCCATTTACACACACACTCTCTCGCTCTCTCTGCACAACTGCTTAACattgcttctttttcttgttcttgttcttcttcttccttgtttTTATGCAACACTCTGCAAATCAAATGGCCAATTCTTACTCAGGTTTTctcatctttcttctctcttctctcttttacATTCCTCACgctttattattgttgttggttGGTTTTCGATCAGTTGAAGCTTTGGAGGGATTCATTTTATAGGTTGGGAGTGTGTTTTTCGGGCTAAAGATTATATCTTTGAGGTTTTGTGATGTTGGGTTatgctctcttttttttttttttctgatttgTTGAGCTAAATCTGATTGGAAACCTTTGTAGAGTGTGTTGTGTTTTGTTCTGTTCTTCTGTGTCTGGGCGGGTGATGTTATCTTTATGGAGCTGCGATTTTCCATGCAAAGTCAAAATCATCATGTATGGAGTTGTCTTTATTTGATCCACTTTCTGGTTGCATTTCTCTGATGCTCTTGTGGGATAGTTCATTTGGAAATTATGATTGGATTGGATCATATATTTGTGTGGGGGGATCCATGTGATTTAGACCAGGGCATGCAACTTGACCCTTTGTTGTGATCACAAAATGATTCTTTTGGAATGTTAGTATTTGATATCTGTGTACTTGAACGTCATATTTGCTAGTGgcatatttaatttaatatgcAAATCCAAAATTTGGGAGGAAAGAACACACAGCAGAATACAGATGagttggttcttctggttctaACTAATTAGCATATAACTTTAATTTTGCTTTCTATAGTTTTAACCAGCTTACCTAATTAATGGCAGTATCCTGAAGTGTCCAATTGTTCATTTTCATCACGTAATTACATTTTTGCTTGCAAAAAGAATGAGTTGTTGGTTTAAATCTGAAGGTAGGGCCTTTTCGCAGgtaattcaaatcatatctcAAAAGAAGACGCAAAGGAAACAAGTTCGCTGGTTGTTTCCTTTGGGGAACTGCTGATAGACTTTGTGCCAACAGTGGGAGGAGTGTCGCTGGCCGAAGCACCGGCTTTTCAGAAAGCTCCCGGTGGAGCTCCTGCCAATGTAGCTGTTGGTATATCTAGACTTGGAGGATCATCGGCTTTCGTCGGAAAGGTTTGGTTTACTATCCTTGCTCTTGGTCCAGTTGATCATTTAGTTACTTTCTACCATCTGTAAGTGCATTGTAATAGAGAATTTTGTTCAAACCTTCATGTTGTGCCGAGTATGCTTTCTCAAGAAGGCTGTGGCTGATTTTGGACATTTACCCTGAATAGAAATCATATATTTATTTCTTGCAATCTGTGTATTAGGTTGGAGCAGACGAGTTCGGTTACATGTTGGCCAACATATTGAAGGAAAACAATGTTGACATGTCTGGCATGCGGTTTGACCCAAATGCTAGAACTGCATTAGCTTTTGTTACACTTAGAGCTGACGGTGAACGAGAATTCTTGTTTTTCCGGAATCCAAGTGCTGATATGCTTCTTCATGAATCAGAACTTGATATAAATCTTTTAAAGAAGGtatttttaatttctgtttgTATTTTATGGATTGTGGCCTTAAACCTATGCTTAAAAGCCTCATATATGTAACATTGATTTCAGGCTAGAGTCTTCCATTATGGCTCCATCAGCTTGATTGACGAGCCGTGCAAGTCAGCTCATCTTGCTGCTATGAGAATTGCCAGCAATTCTGGTAGTATTCTCTCTTATGATCCAAATTTGAGATTAGCACTATGGCCATCAGCCGAGGCTGCTCGCAAGGGCATAATGAGTATTTGGGATCAAGCCGATGTCATAAAGGTAAAATACATTGGGCTATGATTCTAGCACAATCTACAGTAATTGTTTAATTGTAATCACAAATGTTTAATTTTGAAAGTTTGTCATTTTTCTTAGTAGACCTGATGTGCTGTTTTCTTATATATATGCAGATAAGTGAGGAAGAGATTACATTTTTGACGGGTGGTGATGATCCTTATGATGATAATGTTGTATTGACGAAACTTTTTCATCCAAATCTCAAACTTCTAATTGTTACTGAAGGCTCATCTGGTTGTAGATATTACACCAAGGTATGCATGCTGAAATAATTTAAAGCACAATTTATCATTTCTGCATGTTTCTATAAGGGAATAGTACGAGTGGACTGTGTTAATGGTGGTCACTTGTGAATGAGATTCTTAATGTAATGTGATATTGCGGTACAAAATGAACTGATGCAGGATTCAACGAATTCTGATTGCTGAATTTCATGCAGGAATTCAGGGGCAAAGTTGGAGGTGTTAAAGTCAAACCTGTTGACACAACTGGTGCCGGTGATGCATTTGTCGGTGGATTTCTCTACAACTTGGCTTCTGACCCAAGTATTCTTCAGGTATTTAGAAGTTTCGGTTCATTCTAATTCTAGATTAAATTCAGTAgcaatttttctgtttaattttgataattgatgATGCTGGAAACTTAAATTATTTATGCATATTGATAGTGCTGTAGGGACTAGGAACAGGGAAAGACATTTCAATCTGGTGTTCTTTCTGTACCATTTTCCTCTCTAGCCTTTGCATATATATTTTATGGATTCTAATGTTGGTGAAGGAAACAAGGTGTGAACGCCGTATTTTGTCCtaatatatctaaaaataaattaaaaagtagaaaaagatattatgcATCAATTAGGATTAGATTGCATTAAGAATAGCAAATGACATCAAAAATCGAATTGAATCATTTTCATTAAGTACATTTTAGGTTAAGAGTAATACAAATGGGTATAGTTATGCATTTGCAAAGGAGggatatcattttttttttagcCAAAGTTGCATGCTGCTTCTCTACACATACTTAGAATCCCAAATCCAAATTCTAAAAAATCtgtcttttttttataaatttaaaggTTTTTCCTATTTTTCCATAATAAAAATTGGTGACAACTCCtatatttttcaatatttttgtcTAGCTCGCATCGCTTCGCCCATAATACTTGGGCATGTTGTGACAAGGCATAAAGAAACTGAAGTTTGAGAAACTTTAATCCTTGCTAATGAAAATCAGCAGTTTCAAATGGATTTGAACTATTATCTCCTGTTAATCCCTCTTCAACATCTCCATTAAAATCTTGCATGGTTGAGATTTTTATAGCATGACATGCATACAGACAGAATTGTCCTTACACCAAACATCTATACATAAACTTTCCTTCAGTGAACCGCACTAGATAGTATGGCGAAAAGTTTAAACTAACCCTAAAATTTAGGTGTCTGAGTTAAAGATGTCATGAAGTCATAGTAGTTGAATATAAGTATATGCTTTTTTTCTCTGTTTGCAGGATGAGAAACAGCTGCGAAAAGCTCTATATTTCGCAAATGTATGCGGCGCCATCACTGTAACTGAGAGAGGTGCCATTCCTGCAATGCCTACAAAGGATGCTATCTTGCAATTCTTACTAGAATCTGCTTCAATATAGAACTCAGATTTTTTGGTTATAACATATTCCATTTGTAGTTAAACTATAGCTTAGGTGATGCTGAgcttcttgttaattttttttaacattttttttatcaaaaactTTCAACTGTAATTTCCATATGTAATTTCAATTTGCCTTGCTGTCTCAAGTTTTGGCTTGTGCTCTAGATTTAAGAAATAATATGAAAGGGGTTCAGTTTTTGAGTCATGGAATGAAGAAATGTTTATATCTTTCAATGATATGAAAGTTCTGCATTGTTTTCAATAACACATTCATGGATTGGTCTGTCTGTCTTGGTTTGAAAATTCCTCCTGTGGAAGAATACTTCTAATTTAGATAAAATAATTGTAGAATTAAAATAATGATTATGTTTTTAACAAACCATAGTTGTCAACTTCATTATAGCATCTTACTGAAATTAAATACCTGATCATGGATTACAGGGGCCAAAAAAGCTATATATTAGTATGAATTTTGATGCACTGGGAGGACTTATCTTTCCAAACATGTCTTCATGAAAATGGCTACAAGCCCAACAATATCCTCATGGATAATGTAAACAATGTAAAAAAATCTTGTTAGACTTAAAATTTTCAAGtccataaaaaagaaaaaagaaaggacAACAATTTTTGAATGGATAATTTTCTAGCCTCCAATATTTGTGTTGTAAAAACTGATCCACTTCTAGTGAATAAAAATCTTTTATGTTGTGTGTGTGAGTATATAGTATACATGAGTATTGTGATGTTATAATATTTAGAGTTGAGGGCTATTCAACCCAACTTgactaaaaaagaaaaaaccatGGCATAGTATTATAACTTGTCTTCTGAAAAGCTTTGTCTAAATCAATCGTTTTGTCTTGGACAATGGTGCATGGTCCATGGAACATTCTcttgaattatttatttatttcattcaGGATCATTTATAAAGTCACCAACCACTGATTAGACACAGATTCAATTTAGTTCTTAAAATTGTAAGCATGCTTTATTTTAAAATGTGTGGCATGCATGCTTTCAAGGTTAGCATCAATCTATGATTGaaggaagaagaataagaagacaAGAGTGTACTCTAAAATGGTGGCAGGTGCCAACTGTTGGTGGGGCTAGTGAGAAGTGAATTCAATTACTCTGTTTTTCTTGCAATTAAGAATCTCAGTGTGACTATTTGCCATAATGCCTATACTTGGAAACATACCTGACTCCTCAATAACTACACTTCAGTCACAATCTGTTATTAATACTGACTAAATATGAATAGTACAGCAATAAATTATGGGAATAGTGACTGTCTGACTCAGATTGTTGGTTGTTAAAATCTTTGGTTGttaaattataattagtgtCTAATTTTGGTCTCTAAATCTTTACAATTGATCTATTGGAGTCAAATAAGAGAACATAAACATAAGCTCTTAATCATCGGAGATTGGGAGAAATCAAGCGAAGATACtacattaaatttaaaatcttaaagTAACAAATTAATGGTTTATTCATTtaaatctctttttttttaacgtGGGGCTAATTTCATACACTACTCACACTTGCAACGTTAATACTAAAACTAATTGAGTGTGAGAATTATGTACCATATATATGACTAGCTAACAACTATTGGAGAATTGTGAGTTGTGCTagctagttttttttttttccactgTAACCTTTAGTTCAACAAACCAAGGATTAATTTGTCGCAGATTTCAGCTCTATTTAAAGGTTTGCCAATTCGTTACTGCAAGTATAAGGCAAGATTCAAACATCTTATGCTTACTTAAGCGGACTAATGAATTAAGCACTAGACCAATCCAATTTggtttagtttaatttatttcattCTACCATGATTTtgtcaaaatttatatatacattAATTCATCCTTAGAGATATATGTTTAGTCATATTAAAAAGGTAAAATGTTCATCAGCTTATAGATGAAAAtcaactttttttttcctcCTAACATGGAAACTCATCATACGAGAGGCGGACCTTTAATTTGAACTCAATCCATGACATTCTACCAAGACTATATCCATTTCACTTGCATTCCACTGTAATGTTACATGCATCTGATGATCGCCTAgctattatattatatattataggTTATGATAGGTAATCaatgatttttttgaataatatgaACAATGGGCCTTAAAATTGACCTAATTCAAGTAAATCATAGTACACTTCAAATTACTCacttaaatcttaatattagaataatcatCCGCACACCTAGCAAATTGAACATCTGATATATccattattcacattatttaatattttcattgtatacctatactttttcttatattatttatcgataataaaccttacacaataattaaaatatatcttGCAAAAATAATCATCTCATTTTTTATATATCCTTTTATATTCTCAAGCATTCctgtaaattaattaatttcaaagcaaaaaatacatacatatatacatacattttaaaatcttaaataatATGATTACTTTATAGAACAACtcatatttttaaactaaaaataaattccatttcatttattatttcaatttttctaATGGAGAATTGAACTTTGTTCCAAAAGAAGTTCCATTTATTTCATATATATTTCCTCCAATAATTTTTAACtgaaagaaataataataataataataataataataataataataataataataataataataataataaatggtaataaaagaagaaaaaaagatggAACTTTGTAGTAGATGGTGAGATCGTGTACATTAAACAAATTAAACCCACCCCAAATCCCCATCCTCATTcccaataaataaataaataaataaataactttctttttctttttctttttatctcccTTTATTCCCTTATCTTTCCCATGTATATCTATTGTAGAAAGCAGTGTTGAAAAAGTTTGTAGTAAAGATAATCAAAACAGATTTGCACCAAAATAGCCAAAAAAGTTTGTCATTTCTACTTCTTTTGCTTTCCTTTTTGATGCTAAAGGGAGTTGTCAGCTTTTCCAGTGATCCCTTTTTTTCTTCTAATGAATGACCTCATTATTGTTGAATGATTCAATTAATCATCATCTCTTCAAACTTCAGTTCCACCCTCCTAAAAATAGACTAGTGTTCATCATAGTACCAGAAAAATCACAAACAACAAAACCAGCTGGCTATTTGCATCATCATTCaacaaattaataaataaatttctgaATATTTACATTTTAAactattaattttgaaaaaaaatattaataaagtcCTCCATAATAATAGATATGAATCAATTacgtttaaattaaaattttttattttaattatagagactaatataaagataatatatctacatctattattattgaagacttcattaatataattttttttaagaattaagTTGTTCGAAatgtaaatttttaaaagtttattttttattttaatccaaaaaaaaaaaaaaaacacaaacaaacataGCGCAAGCAACAAGTGATATGTATGTAATATATATGTTGTTcaagaaacataaaacatatatataaatgatGAAAATGGTGATAGCCAATGATCTCATAGTCTCGATATCTCTTGCCATGTTCCACCATTTATGCTGAAATACAGTTAAATCCACATGTATGCATGTCACCCCTATTAATTACTATCATTATTCATTATTGTGTCTTGCTGTTTGAAATTTCccgctctttttttttttttgtggtataGTAACATGCACATTACTCTATTACAGGATTCATAGCTGCCATATCAGGTAGTTATTAAATTTGTGTGACATCAgctatatatattaataaagaTGGAATATATCAATGGATTTTCTTTTCATTAATCTACTTTTATATTTTCAGCTGCAAAGAATATAGTCAGTGACGAGTATGGTGGGGTCAAGCCCCCATTGAATATGAGTTTAATTTCAAATAAAcataaagaattaatttttaattagttaatataaaattaatttttaatttttttaaaatttaagatttagagttaaaaatttaagatttaaaatttaggatttaaattttaagatttataataaaaaaataaaaattaattaacttcGAATGAAAAAACTTTGCTTCCTAAGTAAACCCTTATTTGTtctatttaataaataaaattgagaaattttattaaatataataaatatcataTATACTGTATCCTTCATTTTTTTAAccatattaatttaattttacacTAACATAAAATTTACACAAAAAATTTCTCACTAtaaacaaattatatatatatgtttttgaatttaggctgaaaaatagcaacattttatataataattgatttttcgctgataatacttttaattttctaatgcctgaaatttttgttatttgagttagacaaaggaaaaaaaaaaaagtaaaaggtCTGTCTTGGGCTTCACTTCAAcgctcatttttttttttaaggattaaaaaaaaaagagggtgGGGGACTAGCATTAAAGTTCATGTGTTCATGCCGTGCAAAATCtgcttttaaaatttagaaagaaaacttTATCCCAAAATATATATTTCAGAAAAAAGAGAAGGTTACTTTTTTGGATATAAATGTCTGCGCTACGTTACAATCTCAAACTTCCATGCGGTAAGAACCAAAGAGAATATGATTCTCTGAGCATATTCCCCTTTTTATCCTATCCTACCTAAGCTAGTTCAAAAAGCGATGCAACCATATCTCTCCCTCTTTATAGTTTATAAATGTGTTTTCTCCTTTGCATACAAggtcatttttatatttttgtctaATCAAATGTATCTTGGCAAACGAGAGTTTACTTTGGTCAAACCGGTAGGATCAACAACATCCATACAAGCATTAATTGATCATGAATAACTATTTGGATAAAAGATTAATTTAAGAGgctaataataaaaattttaataaaatatgaattaaaatataaattttagtttttaataaatatattaaaaaattttattatgcgttgaataattttaatttatgtagttaggaaatatttttattttaattagtacTTAGTCAGTAATAATAcaacaataattttatatatagaaacataatttaaatttaaatttactaaaatttatgaacataaattaataaaatttgtactcatatat
The genomic region above belongs to Arachis stenosperma cultivar V10309 chromosome 5, arast.V10309.gnm1.PFL2, whole genome shotgun sequence and contains:
- the LOC130983256 gene encoding probable fructokinase-7; this encodes MQHSANQMANSYSGNSNHISKEDAKETSSLVVSFGELLIDFVPTVGGVSLAEAPAFQKAPGGAPANVAVGISRLGGSSAFVGKVGADEFGYMLANILKENNVDMSGMRFDPNARTALAFVTLRADGEREFLFFRNPSADMLLHESELDINLLKKARVFHYGSISLIDEPCKSAHLAAMRIASNSGSILSYDPNLRLALWPSAEAARKGIMSIWDQADVIKISEEEITFLTGGDDPYDDNVVLTKLFHPNLKLLIVTEGSSGCRYYTKEFRGKVGGVKVKPVDTTGAGDAFVGGFLYNLASDPSILQDEKQLRKALYFANVCGAITVTERGAIPAMPTKDAILQFLLESASI